In a genomic window of Octadecabacter temperatus:
- a CDS encoding N-formylglutamate amidohydrolase, which produces MTTASFEPFCLHGAERRSRWLIACDHASNAVPPCIGGGTLGLPDADMQRHIAYDIGAAGVTRALADALDAPAILSNFSRMVIDPNRGPNDPTLLMKLYDGSVIPANRHADSVEKARRTKAFHAPYHDAYAELASQQDDTVIVAIHSFTSQLSSRPVRPWHVGVLHATDDCLSSPLLSLLNDEDDLCVGDNEPYASHFPGDAIDRHALQTGRAHTLIELRNDLIETAEQQIAWANRLAPILTKALTQMEAPDATD; this is translated from the coding sequence ATGACAACGGCATCATTTGAACCATTTTGCCTACACGGCGCCGAACGGCGGTCCCGCTGGCTGATTGCTTGCGACCATGCATCTAACGCCGTTCCGCCCTGTATTGGCGGTGGTACATTGGGATTGCCCGACGCAGATATGCAGCGCCACATTGCCTATGACATCGGTGCGGCTGGAGTTACGCGGGCCTTGGCGGATGCCCTAGATGCCCCAGCCATCTTGTCAAATTTCTCGCGTATGGTGATTGACCCGAACCGCGGCCCGAATGACCCGACCCTTTTGATGAAACTTTATGATGGGTCAGTTATTCCTGCCAACCGGCATGCAGATAGCGTTGAAAAAGCGCGTCGCACGAAAGCGTTCCATGCGCCCTACCACGACGCCTACGCCGAACTAGCATCGCAGCAAGACGATACAGTGATTGTTGCCATTCACAGCTTTACATCACAGCTAAGTAGCCGCCCGGTGCGCCCTTGGCATGTTGGAGTTTTGCACGCGACAGATGATTGTCTGTCCAGCCCATTGCTTTCGCTTCTCAACGACGAGGATGACCTTTGCGTCGGCGACAACGAACCTTATGCCAGCCATTTCCCAGGTGATGCGATTGATCGCCATGCCTTGCAAACCGGTCGCGCGCATACATTGATTGAATTGCGCAATGACCTTATCGAAACAGCAGAACAACAGATAGCGTGGGCAAACCGACTGGCCCCGATCTTGACCAAAGCCCTAACCCAAATGGAGGCACCGGATGCCACAGATTGA
- a CDS encoding ASCH domain-containing protein, which yields MPEYEDLQETYPGAGTFKLGHDAESCTAQINLVRRGTKRALCAPLADFEDDPQSMPVEGRTDIIAHWNNTPALVIKTVKVQQIRYCDVNTNMAHSDLGRDEFVAWRKATKAAIKLDHKFDPEMMLVFEFFQLVEDLDGRQIEPRS from the coding sequence ATGCCAGAATACGAAGATCTCCAAGAAACCTACCCCGGTGCGGGCACCTTCAAGTTGGGCCATGACGCGGAAAGCTGCACGGCGCAGATTAACCTTGTGCGTCGTGGGACCAAGCGCGCGCTTTGTGCGCCGTTGGCGGATTTCGAGGACGACCCGCAGTCGATGCCTGTTGAAGGCCGCACCGACATCATCGCCCATTGGAACAACACGCCTGCGCTGGTCATCAAAACCGTGAAGGTTCAGCAAATCCGCTACTGCGATGTAAACACCAACATGGCCCATTCCGATCTGGGACGTGACGAATTCGTTGCGTGGCGCAAAGCCACCAAAGCGGCGATCAAGCTGGATCATAAGTTTGATCCGGAAATGATGCTGGTCTTTGAATTCTTCCAGTTGGTCGAAGACCTCGACGGGCGGCAAATCGAACCGCGGTCTTAA
- the pheT gene encoding phenylalanine--tRNA ligase subunit beta — protein MKFTLSWLKSHLDTDASVDEIADTLTDLGLEVEGIENPAAKLSDFVIGKVTAAEKHPDADKLRVCTVDAGEGPTQIICGAPNAREGITVVVAKPGTYIPGLDITISVGKIRGIESFGMMASEKELELSEEHNGIIELPAGEIGQSFADYLAEHDPSKVDPVIEIAITPNRPDALGVRGVARDLAARGLGVMKPRDVDVVEASFPSPVTVTIDEDAKSDVPVFFGRLIKGVKNGPSPDWLQQQLRAIGLRPISFLVDVTNWFTYDLNRPLHVFDADKITGNALRLHRAKGDETLVGLDEKEYIFPEGAIVISDAEGPESIGGVMGGLRTGCTEDTVNVFVEAAYFDPIRTAYTGRALKLNSDARYRFERGIDPAFTPIGLEHAVRMIVDNAGGEASEVVQAGEVPDTSRAYKLDTDRCSSLVGMDIPADTQRETLTALGFVMDGDMAKVPSWRPDVQGEADLVEEVARIASLSNLKPVPMPRVRAGVPAPVLTPMQKRLQMARRTTAALGYNECVTYSFIDQASATLFGGGTDATMLANPISSEMSHMRPALLPGLLQAAARNQARGQANLALFEAGDAFHGGEPTEQHSLVTGILVGKTGPKNVHGASRDVDIFDAKADAEAILSAMGAPSKVQILRGAGDAWHPGRHGMICLGPKKVLGIFGEIHPKILTALNVKGPVVGFVLFPEQIPMPKNATVNRGAASVPDLQAVERDFAFVMDASVDALTATNAAAGADKALIDDVRIFDEFIGGNLGEGKKSLAMTVRLQPNDATLKEADIEAVSAKIIEKVTKATGGTLRG, from the coding sequence ATGAAGTTCACACTCTCTTGGCTCAAATCGCACCTCGACACGGATGCCTCCGTTGACGAGATCGCAGACACGCTGACGGACCTTGGTCTTGAGGTTGAGGGCATTGAAAACCCTGCCGCGAAACTGTCTGATTTTGTGATCGGTAAGGTGACGGCTGCGGAAAAGCATCCTGATGCAGATAAGCTGCGCGTTTGTACGGTTGATGCGGGTGAGGGCCCGACCCAGATCATCTGTGGTGCGCCGAATGCACGCGAGGGGATCACTGTCGTAGTCGCCAAGCCTGGCACATACATTCCTGGCCTCGACATCACGATTTCCGTCGGCAAAATCCGTGGGATTGAAAGCTTCGGCATGATGGCGTCTGAGAAAGAGCTTGAGCTGTCTGAGGAACACAACGGTATTATCGAGCTTCCCGCTGGTGAGATCGGCCAGAGCTTTGCTGACTATTTGGCGGAGCATGATCCGTCTAAAGTTGATCCTGTTATTGAGATTGCGATTACGCCGAACCGCCCAGATGCGTTGGGTGTGCGCGGCGTTGCGCGTGATTTGGCAGCGCGTGGTCTTGGCGTGATGAAACCGCGTGACGTTGATGTCGTTGAGGCGAGTTTCCCTAGCCCTGTAACCGTCACCATCGATGAAGATGCGAAATCTGATGTGCCGGTTTTCTTTGGTCGTCTGATCAAGGGTGTAAAAAACGGCCCATCCCCCGATTGGCTGCAGCAACAATTGCGCGCCATCGGTTTGCGTCCGATTAGCTTCCTCGTGGATGTCACAAATTGGTTCACTTACGATTTGAACCGCCCTTTGCACGTGTTTGATGCCGATAAGATCACGGGCAACGCGCTGCGTTTGCACCGCGCCAAGGGTGACGAGACCCTCGTTGGTTTGGACGAAAAAGAATACATATTCCCTGAGGGCGCGATTGTGATTTCCGATGCCGAAGGGCCGGAAAGCATTGGCGGCGTGATGGGTGGTTTGCGGACTGGCTGCACCGAAGACACTGTGAATGTTTTCGTTGAAGCAGCGTATTTTGACCCGATCCGTACAGCCTACACGGGTCGGGCACTAAAGCTTAATTCTGATGCGCGGTACCGTTTTGAACGCGGCATTGACCCAGCATTCACGCCGATCGGTTTGGAACATGCGGTGCGGATGATCGTGGATAACGCAGGTGGTGAGGCGTCTGAAGTTGTGCAGGCAGGCGAAGTTCCAGACACGTCGCGCGCTTACAAGTTGGACACGGACCGTTGTTCTTCCCTTGTTGGGATGGACATTCCGGCCGACACGCAGCGCGAAACGCTGACGGCTTTGGGCTTTGTGATGGATGGCGATATGGCCAAGGTTCCAAGCTGGCGTCCGGACGTGCAGGGCGAAGCTGACCTTGTTGAAGAAGTGGCGCGCATTGCGTCCTTGTCTAACCTTAAGCCAGTCCCAATGCCACGTGTGCGTGCGGGTGTTCCGGCCCCTGTTTTAACCCCGATGCAAAAACGGTTGCAGATGGCACGGCGGACAACTGCGGCGCTTGGTTACAATGAATGCGTGACATATTCCTTCATCGACCAAGCGTCTGCGACGTTGTTTGGTGGCGGTACGGATGCCACGATGCTGGCCAACCCGATTTCTTCGGAAATGTCCCACATGCGCCCTGCATTGTTGCCGGGCCTGTTGCAAGCTGCGGCACGCAACCAAGCTCGCGGTCAAGCAAACCTCGCGCTGTTTGAAGCGGGTGATGCGTTCCATGGTGGTGAGCCAACGGAACAGCACAGCCTTGTGACGGGTATTCTTGTCGGGAAAACTGGCCCGAAAAATGTGCATGGTGCATCGCGTGACGTTGATATTTTCGATGCTAAGGCGGACGCTGAAGCAATTCTGTCTGCGATGGGTGCGCCGAGCAAAGTTCAAATCCTACGCGGTGCGGGCGATGCGTGGCACCCTGGTCGTCACGGAATGATCTGCCTTGGCCCGAAAAAGGTTCTTGGCATCTTTGGTGAAATCCACCCGAAAATCTTGACGGCGCTGAACGTCAAAGGACCTGTTGTTGGCTTCGTTCTGTTCCCAGAACAAATTCCGATGCCAAAGAACGCGACCGTCAATCGTGGCGCGGCCTCTGTGCCAGACTTGCAGGCCGTTGAACGTGATTTTGCATTCGTTATGGATGCGAGCGTGGATGCACTCACCGCTACGAATGCAGCGGCAGGTGCAGACAAAGCGCTGATCGACGACGTTCGTATCTTTGATGAATTCATCGGCGGAAACTTGGGGGAAGGTAAGAAATCCCTCGCGATGACCGTACGCCTTCAGCCGAACGATGCGACCCTCAAAGAGGCCGACATCGAAGCTGTGAGCGCGAAGATCATCGAGAAAGTTACCAAAGCTACCGGCGGCACGTTGCGCGGCTAA
- the pheS gene encoding phenylalanine--tRNA ligase subunit alpha translates to MDDLKSKYLDLIGNAADEATLEDLRVQAVGKKGEISLQMRSLGKMTPEERQVAGPALNALKDEINSALVAKKMALGDAALDERLKAEWLDVTLPARNARVGSIHPVSQVWEECTAIFADMGFATAEGPQIDTDWYNFDALNIPGHHPARAEMDTFYMHRDDGDDRPPHVLRTHTSPVQIRSMEAQGAPIRIICPGRVYRADYDQTHTPMFHQVEGLAIDKNLSMANLKWVLEEFFTAYFGTEVKTRFRASHFPFTEPSAEVDIQCSFSGGTVKVGEGDDWLEVLGSGMVHPKVLQAGGIDPNEYQGFAFGMGIDRIAMLKYGIPDLRAFFESDLRWLRHYGFSALSVPTVHGG, encoded by the coding sequence ATGGACGATCTGAAATCAAAATACCTCGACCTGATTGGCAATGCTGCCGATGAAGCTACGCTGGAAGACCTTCGGGTTCAGGCCGTTGGTAAAAAGGGCGAGATCAGCTTGCAGATGCGCTCGCTTGGGAAGATGACGCCGGAAGAACGCCAAGTGGCGGGTCCGGCGCTGAATGCCCTCAAGGATGAGATCAACTCCGCACTGGTTGCCAAGAAAATGGCGCTGGGCGATGCGGCGTTGGATGAGCGTCTGAAAGCCGAGTGGCTGGACGTGACCTTGCCTGCACGCAACGCCCGCGTTGGTTCAATCCATCCTGTGTCGCAAGTCTGGGAAGAGTGCACGGCCATCTTCGCGGATATGGGGTTCGCCACGGCTGAAGGCCCGCAGATTGATACCGATTGGTATAACTTTGACGCGCTGAACATTCCGGGCCATCACCCAGCACGGGCTGAGATGGACACGTTCTATATGCACCGCGACGATGGCGACGATCGCCCGCCGCACGTGTTGCGCACACACACGTCCCCTGTGCAAATCCGGTCTATGGAGGCACAAGGCGCTCCGATCCGTATTATCTGTCCGGGTCGCGTGTACCGCGCGGACTATGACCAGACGCACACACCGATGTTCCATCAGGTCGAAGGGCTGGCGATTGATAAGAACCTGTCCATGGCGAACCTGAAATGGGTGCTTGAGGAATTCTTCACCGCCTATTTCGGCACCGAGGTCAAAACCCGCTTCCGCGCGTCCCACTTCCCGTTCACGGAGCCAAGCGCCGAAGTCGACATCCAGTGTTCGTTCTCTGGCGGCACCGTTAAAGTGGGCGAGGGCGACGATTGGCTCGAAGTCCTCGGCTCTGGCATGGTGCACCCCAAGGTCTTGCAGGCTGGCGGCATCGACCCCAACGAATACCAAGGCTTCGCCTTCGGCATGGGTATCGACCGCATCGCCATGCTGAAATACGGCATCCCCGACCTGCGCGCGTTCTTCGAGTCCGACCTGCGCTGGCTGCGCCACTACGGGTTTAGTGCGTTGTCTGTGCCGACGGTGCATGGGGGGTAG
- the rplT gene encoding 50S ribosomal protein L20 — MRVKGGTVTHRRHKKVTDQAKGYYGRRSTTFKVARQAVDKANQYATRDRHNRKRNFRALWIQRINAAVRGIDETLTYSRFINGLNLAGIEVDRKVLADLAVNEPDAFGAIVKKAQAAMA, encoded by the coding sequence ATGCGAGTTAAAGGTGGTACAGTCACTCATCGTCGTCACAAGAAGGTAACGGATCAGGCAAAAGGCTACTACGGCCGTCGTTCCACGACCTTCAAAGTTGCGCGTCAGGCCGTCGATAAGGCGAACCAATACGCAACACGCGACCGTCACAACCGTAAGCGCAACTTCCGCGCTTTGTGGATCCAGCGTATCAACGCTGCTGTTCGCGGTATCGACGAAACACTGACATATTCCCGTTTCATCAACGGCCTGAACTTGGCTGGCATCGAAGTGGACCGTAAGGTTCTCGCCGATCTTGCCGTCAACGAGCCTGATGCATTCGGTGCGATTGTTAAAAAAGCACAAGCTGCAATGGCGTAA
- the rpmI gene encoding 50S ribosomal protein L35 translates to MPKMKTKSSCKKRFKMTASGKVKAAQAGKQHGMIKRSNKFLRNARGTTTLSAPDAKIIKGMMPYAR, encoded by the coding sequence ATGCCCAAGATGAAGACCAAATCGAGCTGCAAAAAGCGGTTCAAGATGACTGCCTCCGGCAAAGTCAAAGCTGCCCAAGCTGGTAAACAGCACGGCATGATCAAACGCTCTAATAAGTTCCTGCGTAACGCACGCGGCACAACAACCCTTTCAGCCCCTGATGCGAAGATCATCAAGGGCATGATGCCATACGCGCGCTAA
- a CDS encoding DUF1244 domain-containing protein — translation MDAQTQLELEAAAFRRLQKHLMEDRTDVQNIDMMNLAGFCRNCLSRWYQEAAAERGIEMSKDEGREAFYGMTMAQWKAEFQTESTPQKDAEFRVAFDENVAKTDR, via the coding sequence ATTGATGCACAAACTCAGCTCGAGCTCGAAGCGGCCGCGTTTCGCCGACTGCAAAAACACCTGATGGAAGACCGCACAGATGTGCAAAACATCGACATGATGAACCTCGCTGGTTTTTGCCGCAACTGCCTGAGCCGTTGGTACCAAGAGGCCGCAGCCGAGCGTGGGATTGAGATGTCTAAGGACGAAGGGCGCGAGGCGTTTTACGGAATGACGATGGCCCAGTGGAAGGCCGAGTTCCAAACCGAATCGACGCCCCAGAAGGACGCCGAGTTTCGTGTCGCCTTTGACGAGAATGTGGCGAAGACGGATCGCTAG
- a CDS encoding class I SAM-dependent methyltransferase — protein sequence MKDAATFWDKIAPKYAQDPIKDMASYEYTLERTKSYLGSDDRVLELGCGTGSTSLLIAPDVRQIIGTDISPAMVDIAITKAKAADITNTEFRVATARQSTEVLETFDAVLGFNLFHLVPDAEDVFAGINKVLPRGGYFISKTPCLGDKSVGFKRFLFKAMIPPMQWLGKAPFVRFLTNKEYEDALIFAGFEIVESGNFPAISRYVVARKT from the coding sequence ATGAAAGACGCAGCAACCTTTTGGGATAAAATCGCACCCAAGTACGCACAAGATCCGATCAAGGACATGGCATCGTACGAATATACGTTGGAACGGACCAAATCATATCTAGGGTCGGATGACCGCGTCCTTGAATTGGGATGTGGCACAGGTTCCACTTCATTACTCATCGCACCGGATGTTCGTCAGATTATTGGGACGGATATTTCGCCCGCGATGGTGGATATTGCGATCACCAAGGCAAAAGCGGCCGACATCACGAACACAGAATTTCGTGTCGCTACGGCGCGGCAGTCAACTGAAGTGCTCGAGACATTCGATGCCGTGCTAGGGTTTAACCTGTTTCACTTGGTTCCTGACGCCGAAGACGTCTTTGCTGGCATCAATAAGGTTCTTCCAAGGGGTGGCTACTTTATCTCTAAAACGCCGTGCTTGGGTGATAAATCCGTTGGCTTTAAACGGTTTCTCTTCAAGGCGATGATTCCTCCAATGCAGTGGCTTGGCAAAGCACCCTTCGTCCGCTTCTTAACTAACAAAGAGTATGAAGATGCATTGATTTTCGCGGGTTTCGAGATCGTTGAATCAGGGAATTTTCCAGCCATTTCGCGCTATGTGGTGGCGCGTAAAACTTGA
- a CDS encoding LysR family transcriptional regulator, with protein sequence MDIDPDRLDWAHLRSFLATAETASLSGAARKLGLTQPTLSRQVAALEENLSVLLFERVGRGLELTDAGRELLVHTKDMGAAAQRLAMTATAQRSDIGGKVRITASDIFATIFLPKIVVEIRKRAPGLSIEIVATNDISDLMRREADIAIRNVRPEQPDLVARLAREAKGCFYASNEYLARRGTPKTRAELATHDWISFGSEAQMVAYLNSIDVPITLDAFKVGSESGVVSWELARAGMGISPMDSIVGDADRSMERLLPGDLEIMYPVWLVTHREVHTSPRIRLVFDILAEALSDKGSV encoded by the coding sequence ATGGATATAGACCCTGATAGACTCGACTGGGCGCATCTACGCAGCTTTCTCGCCACTGCGGAAACCGCGTCATTGTCGGGTGCAGCCCGCAAGCTCGGCCTTACACAGCCAACGCTTAGCCGCCAAGTTGCCGCTCTAGAAGAGAACCTTTCGGTGCTGTTGTTTGAACGGGTCGGGCGCGGCCTAGAACTGACCGATGCCGGCCGTGAATTGCTGGTGCATACGAAAGATATGGGCGCAGCGGCACAACGACTCGCCATGACGGCAACCGCGCAAAGGTCTGATATCGGAGGGAAAGTTCGCATAACTGCGAGCGATATCTTCGCGACGATCTTCTTGCCAAAAATAGTCGTCGAAATCCGCAAACGTGCGCCGGGCCTGAGCATTGAGATCGTCGCGACCAATGATATTTCGGATCTGATGCGCCGCGAAGCTGACATCGCCATCCGCAACGTACGCCCTGAACAGCCCGATCTCGTGGCCCGTTTGGCACGCGAAGCTAAAGGGTGTTTCTATGCGTCTAACGAGTACCTCGCTCGGCGCGGGACACCCAAGACACGTGCAGAACTCGCGACCCATGACTGGATCAGTTTCGGGAGCGAGGCCCAAATGGTCGCCTATCTCAACTCAATTGATGTACCCATAACCCTTGATGCTTTTAAGGTCGGGTCTGAAAGCGGGGTCGTTTCTTGGGAATTGGCGAGGGCAGGCATGGGGATCAGTCCGATGGACAGTATCGTCGGAGATGCAGATCGAAGCATGGAACGGCTTTTACCCGGCGACCTCGAAATCATGTATCCCGTCTGGCTCGTGACCCATCGGGAAGTCCACACCAGCCCACGTATTCGGCTCGTGTTTGATATTCTAGCTGAAGCATTGTCAGACAAAGGATCGGTATAA
- the pyk gene encoding pyruvate kinase has protein sequence MKRDRNVKIVATLGPASDDYKMIRALHEAGADVFRLNMSHGDHAEIKVRHEIIRKVEKDLNSTISILADLQGPKLRVGVFAKDDGENLEVGQSFRLDLDDTPGTSERVQLPHKEIFDALEPGAHLLVNDGKIKLRVKECGRDFADCEVTVAGQISNRKGVNVPDVVLPLAALSEKDLKDLEFVCELGVDWLALSFVQRAADVEQARKLANGRAAILSKIEKPSAVTAFDEILAVSDGIMVARGDLGVELPVQNVPPIQKQLIRKSRAAAKPVIVATQMLESMIESPMPTRAEVSDVATAIYEGADAIMLSAESAAGDFPIEAVTTMNNVAVEVEADPTYTQIIEASRKTSGRSVADGIVAAAREIAETADIKAICCYSQSGTTALLTVRERPRVPIIVMSSDIKTVRRLALSWGTNCVMTDKVVNRFKTAVLEAVRSALSTGVAEKSDLVVVTAGVPFNTPGSTNILRVAPCDENLILAATSE, from the coding sequence ATGAAACGTGATCGCAACGTTAAGATTGTCGCAACTTTAGGCCCAGCATCCGACGATTACAAAATGATCCGTGCATTGCATGAGGCCGGCGCAGATGTCTTTCGCCTCAATATGAGCCACGGCGACCACGCTGAAATCAAGGTCCGCCATGAGATTATCCGCAAGGTTGAAAAAGACCTGAACAGCACGATTTCCATTCTTGCCGATCTTCAGGGTCCAAAGCTGCGCGTTGGCGTATTTGCGAAAGATGACGGAGAAAACTTGGAAGTTGGTCAATCGTTCCGTCTTGATCTGGATGACACACCGGGCACGTCCGAGCGCGTGCAGTTGCCGCACAAAGAAATTTTCGACGCACTTGAGCCCGGCGCGCACCTGTTGGTGAACGACGGTAAGATCAAATTGCGCGTCAAAGAATGTGGTCGTGACTTTGCGGATTGCGAAGTGACCGTTGCGGGCCAAATTTCCAACCGTAAGGGCGTTAACGTTCCTGATGTTGTGCTGCCGCTCGCGGCGTTGTCCGAAAAAGACCTGAAAGATCTGGAATTCGTTTGTGAGTTGGGTGTGGACTGGCTTGCGCTGTCTTTCGTTCAGCGCGCTGCAGACGTTGAACAAGCCCGCAAATTGGCCAATGGCCGCGCTGCGATCCTCTCAAAAATTGAAAAGCCGTCTGCGGTTACAGCGTTTGATGAAATTCTCGCGGTGTCCGATGGCATCATGGTTGCCCGTGGTGATCTGGGTGTTGAACTGCCGGTTCAAAACGTGCCGCCAATTCAAAAACAGCTGATCCGCAAAAGCCGTGCGGCTGCTAAGCCTGTGATCGTTGCGACGCAAATGCTTGAGTCGATGATCGAATCTCCGATGCCGACACGTGCTGAAGTCTCAGACGTTGCGACTGCGATCTATGAAGGTGCAGACGCGATCATGTTGTCCGCTGAATCTGCGGCAGGTGATTTCCCGATCGAAGCCGTGACGACAATGAACAATGTTGCCGTCGAAGTCGAAGCCGACCCGACGTACACGCAAATCATCGAGGCGAGCCGTAAAACATCTGGTCGTAGCGTCGCTGACGGTATCGTTGCTGCGGCACGTGAGATTGCGGAAACCGCCGACATTAAGGCGATCTGTTGTTATTCCCAGTCCGGTACAACTGCGCTGTTGACCGTTCGCGAACGCCCGCGTGTGCCAATCATTGTTATGTCCAGCGACATTAAGACTGTTCGCCGCCTTGCGCTCAGCTGGGGCACGAATTGCGTTATGACCGACAAGGTTGTGAACCGCTTTAAGACGGCAGTGCTCGAAGCGGTGCGCTCTGCTTTGTCGACAGGGGTTGCCGAAAAGAGCGACCTGGTTGTCGTGACAGCGGGTGTTCCATTCAACACGCCGGGCAGCACTAATATCCTGCGTGTCGCACCCTGTGATGAAAATTTGATTTTGGCGGCTACTTCGGAGTAA